The Geoanaerobacter pelophilus genome includes a region encoding these proteins:
- a CDS encoding cation diffusion facilitator family transporter produces MERDERFGRADRVIKVGFWINAILMVMKLLAGHYGNSEAVFADGVESGCDFIAILSTIIALKIGRKPYDDKHPYGHGKAESISAIIVSLVIFATGSGILYKAVMTIVNRDYAAPQFMAVIAAFATILIKEGLFRYTRTVSKKLESPAVEAIAKDHRKDALTSVATLVGVGGAYFGFVLMDPLAAGLTAFFIFHIGWETFSGAAHDLMDGQPPDELIAGVTAIAEGVPGVEHVHEIRGRRSGQYLIVDLKLDMDPSMTVKQSHDIATEVKRQIFERFSNVGDVMIHINPHEEEHEDLIRL; encoded by the coding sequence ATGGAGAGAGACGAACGATTTGGCCGGGCCGACCGGGTGATCAAGGTTGGTTTCTGGATAAATGCCATATTGATGGTAATGAAGCTGCTGGCTGGTCACTACGGCAACTCTGAGGCAGTGTTTGCCGACGGGGTCGAGAGCGGTTGCGACTTCATCGCAATTCTCAGCACCATAATAGCCTTGAAGATAGGGCGCAAGCCATACGACGACAAACACCCATATGGTCATGGCAAGGCCGAGAGCATCTCGGCCATCATTGTCTCCCTGGTCATCTTTGCAACTGGCAGCGGCATTCTCTACAAGGCAGTGATGACCATTGTGAACAGAGACTATGCCGCGCCGCAGTTCATGGCGGTCATTGCGGCTTTTGCCACCATACTGATCAAGGAAGGGCTGTTTCGTTATACTCGCACAGTATCAAAGAAGCTTGAAAGCCCGGCAGTCGAGGCGATAGCCAAGGACCACCGCAAGGATGCCCTGACCTCGGTGGCCACTCTGGTCGGCGTCGGCGGTGCATACTTTGGCTTTGTGCTTATGGACCCGCTTGCCGCAGGACTGACCGCGTTCTTTATCTTCCATATCGGCTGGGAGACCTTTAGTGGTGCAGCGCACGATTTGATGGACGGTCAGCCGCCTGATGAACTCATCGCTGGGGTCACCGCGATTGCCGAAGGGGTTCCCGGCGTCGAACATGTCCACGAGATCCGGGGGCGACGCTCCGGCCAGTATCTCATCGTCGATCTTAAGCTCGATATGGACCCGTCGATGACCGTCAAGCAGTCGCATGACATCGCCACTGAGGTCAAGCGCCAGATCTTCGAGCGCTTCAGCAATGTCGGTGACGTGATGATTCATATCAATCCGCATGAAGAAGAGCATGAAGACTTGATACGACTATAA